From the Pseudarthrobacter sp. MM222 genome, one window contains:
- a CDS encoding DUF3817 domain-containing protein has protein sequence MIEPQPAVQPQQTNGTGNATGKKRRFGGTEAQVRSALKFYKVLAYLTGGMLLLLCAEMIARYAFGQYLFAGGTHGLTGEPFGLGFADAEPPGVIGGFNLSIAILIVHGWMYVVYLMSNFRLWSLMRWPFVKLIVMALGGVVPFLSFFVEKKFHAEVEAELAANPQAPQRY, from the coding sequence ATGATCGAGCCCCAGCCGGCAGTCCAGCCGCAGCAGACCAACGGAACGGGAAACGCCACCGGCAAAAAGCGCCGGTTCGGCGGGACCGAGGCCCAGGTCCGCTCCGCCCTGAAGTTCTACAAAGTCCTCGCGTACCTGACCGGCGGCATGTTGCTGCTCCTCTGCGCCGAGATGATTGCCCGCTACGCCTTCGGCCAGTACCTCTTCGCGGGCGGCACCCACGGCCTCACCGGCGAGCCGTTCGGGCTGGGATTCGCCGACGCCGAACCTCCGGGAGTTATCGGCGGCTTCAATCTTTCGATCGCGATCCTGATTGTGCACGGCTGGATGTACGTCGTTTATCTCATGTCCAACTTCCGGCTCTGGTCCCTGATGCGCTGGCCGTTCGTCAAGCTCATCGTCATGGCGCTGGGCGGCGTCGTGCCGTTCCTGTCCTTCTTCGTCGAGAAGAAGTTCCACGCCGAGGTCGAAGCCGAACTCGCCGCCAACCCGCAGGCCCCGCAGCGCTACTGA
- a CDS encoding SURF1 family protein, giving the protein MLKTALKPRWIAGLVFAIAISGVFVLLSQWQFGQSTKSDTPVASTTEELKPLTTVLKPGDFFPGSVADQKVSATGSYAPQKQVLVPGRLHDGEKGYWIVSAFAVADAPVLAGEGASPQTWIPVARGWVADPADAVAPPSGTIELTGRLIPSEAPLPKTDAGPGRASAVSVAELINIWEISSYPGFVAADTEMAGTADVSAAAGGNLQPLNIGPQPAAQKVNWLNIFYAAEWVVFAGFALFIWWRLVKDDYRRELEDALDAEHDSIGAGARDGQHVPEQHAPEQNSPQQIPTDPRVQS; this is encoded by the coding sequence GTGCTGAAAACTGCCCTTAAGCCCCGTTGGATTGCAGGCCTCGTGTTTGCGATCGCCATATCCGGGGTGTTTGTGCTGCTCAGCCAATGGCAGTTCGGCCAATCGACGAAATCAGACACGCCGGTGGCCAGCACCACCGAGGAACTCAAGCCGCTGACTACGGTGCTAAAGCCGGGTGACTTCTTCCCGGGCTCGGTAGCCGACCAGAAAGTGTCCGCGACCGGCAGCTACGCCCCGCAAAAGCAGGTCCTGGTCCCGGGCAGGCTGCACGACGGCGAAAAGGGCTACTGGATCGTGTCCGCGTTCGCCGTCGCGGATGCCCCTGTCCTGGCGGGGGAGGGCGCCTCGCCGCAGACCTGGATCCCGGTGGCCCGCGGCTGGGTGGCGGATCCAGCGGACGCCGTGGCGCCGCCGTCGGGCACCATTGAACTCACCGGCCGGCTGATCCCGTCCGAAGCCCCGCTCCCCAAGACCGACGCCGGTCCGGGACGGGCCAGCGCCGTTTCCGTGGCGGAACTCATCAACATCTGGGAGATCAGCAGCTACCCCGGCTTCGTGGCCGCGGACACCGAAATGGCGGGCACCGCCGACGTGTCCGCCGCCGCCGGCGGCAATCTCCAGCCGCTGAACATCGGGCCTCAGCCCGCTGCCCAGAAAGTCAACTGGCTGAACATCTTCTACGCCGCCGAGTGGGTGGTTTTCGCCGGCTTCGCACTGTTTATCTGGTGGCGCCTGGTGAAGGACGACTACCGCCGCGAACTCGAGGACGCGCTCGACGCCGAGCACGACAGCATTGGAGCCGGTGCACGAGACGGACAGCACGTCCCCGAGCAGCACGCCCCCGAACAGAACTCCCCGCAGCAGATCCCCACCGACCCGAGAGTGCAATCATGA